In a genomic window of Kitasatospora sp. NBC_00240:
- a CDS encoding IS630 family transposase: MAERVRVREIDDDEGQRLLRIIRRGTGSVVTWRRAQMVLLSAQGMDVPGIAEVSFTSADRVRDVLHNFNTDGFASLYPKYGGGRPKTFTLPERREIKKIAKSKPVEHGLPFSTWSLVKLADFLVAEGVVDDISHEGLRILLREEGVSFQRIKTWKTSRDPDYAAKKARVEHLYAIADGEVIPEPGEPEVVFCMDEFGPLNLQPHPGRHWAERGGKHKDPEREPRPKRRATYTRPHGVRHLMAAYDLAKDKMYGHVKKTKNRTKFLEFCRYLRTLYPSDVRIAIICDNYSPHLTTKRCRRVADWAEANNVEIAYTPTNSSWLNRIEAQFTALRYFALDGTDHPSHKAQGSMIRRYIIWRNNHAADKRLRQLVARANVA, from the coding sequence GTGGCAGAGCGAGTGCGGGTTCGTGAGATCGACGACGACGAGGGGCAGCGGCTGCTGCGGATCATCCGGCGGGGCACCGGGTCGGTGGTGACCTGGCGGCGAGCGCAGATGGTGCTGCTGTCCGCGCAGGGCATGGACGTGCCGGGGATCGCCGAGGTCAGCTTCACGAGCGCGGACCGGGTTCGGGACGTGCTGCACAACTTCAATACCGACGGCTTCGCCTCCCTGTACCCGAAGTACGGGGGCGGGCGGCCGAAGACCTTCACTCTGCCCGAACGCCGGGAGATCAAGAAGATCGCGAAGTCCAAGCCGGTCGAGCACGGCCTGCCCTTCTCGACCTGGAGCCTGGTCAAGCTGGCCGACTTCCTGGTCGCCGAGGGGGTGGTCGACGACATCAGCCACGAGGGCCTGCGCATCCTGCTCCGCGAGGAAGGCGTCTCCTTTCAACGCATAAAGACCTGGAAGACCTCCCGCGACCCCGACTACGCCGCCAAGAAGGCCCGCGTCGAACACCTCTACGCGATCGCCGACGGCGAGGTCATACCCGAGCCCGGCGAGCCCGAAGTCGTCTTCTGCATGGACGAGTTCGGCCCCCTCAACCTCCAGCCCCATCCCGGCCGGCACTGGGCCGAGCGCGGAGGCAAGCACAAGGACCCCGAGCGCGAGCCCCGCCCCAAGCGACGCGCGACCTACACCCGCCCGCACGGGGTCCGCCACCTGATGGCCGCCTACGACCTGGCCAAAGACAAGATGTACGGCCACGTCAAGAAGACCAAGAACCGCACCAAGTTCCTGGAGTTCTGCCGCTACCTGCGTACCCTCTACCCGTCCGACGTGCGCATCGCGATCATCTGCGACAACTACTCCCCGCATCTGACCACCAAGCGGTGCCGCCGGGTCGCGGACTGGGCCGAGGCCAACAACGTCGAGATCGCCTACACCCCGACCAACTCCTCCTGGCTGAACCGCATCGAGGCCCAGTTCACCGCCCTGCGCTACTTCGCCCTCGACGGCACCGACCACCCCAGCCACAAGGCTCAGGGCAGCATGATCCGCCGCTACATCATCTGGCGGAACAACCACGCCGCCGACAAGCGCCTTCGCCAACTCGTCGCCCGGGCCAACGTGGCCTGA
- a CDS encoding acyl-CoA thioester hydrolase/BAAT C-terminal domain-containing protein: protein MEIIEHAISEPFEGVLVEPVGGSRVGVLVLAGSSGRIDVERCRVLARAGMTALSIRWFGGDGQAQGICEIPLERFVEAIDLLQTKAGGRVGVLGFSKGAEAALLLAVRDPRVDAVVAMSPTSVVWANVGPGIDGLTHPYRSSWTWRGEPVPFISYDDAWTPAEAEGEPTTCRTHYEQSRQTHAEAARAAVIPIEQTAAQIVLVAGGDDQMWPSLLFAQELAARRASVGRPARLVTSFDAGHRPRLPGEGPAGHSDRFRYGGTAEADAALGTAAWSDIVAALAGDLHTGN, encoded by the coding sequence ATGGAGATCATCGAACACGCGATCAGCGAGCCTTTCGAAGGTGTGCTGGTCGAGCCGGTGGGAGGCAGCAGGGTGGGCGTACTGGTGCTGGCCGGTTCGAGTGGCCGCATCGACGTCGAACGCTGCCGCGTACTCGCCCGCGCGGGGATGACCGCGTTGTCGATTCGCTGGTTCGGCGGCGACGGCCAGGCACAGGGAATCTGCGAGATCCCGCTGGAGAGGTTCGTTGAGGCGATCGACCTCCTGCAGACCAAAGCAGGAGGGAGAGTCGGTGTCCTTGGATTTTCCAAGGGAGCCGAGGCGGCACTTCTGCTGGCCGTCCGCGATCCGCGCGTCGATGCGGTGGTGGCCATGTCTCCCACCTCCGTGGTCTGGGCGAACGTCGGCCCCGGCATCGACGGTCTGACCCACCCCTATCGGTCGTCCTGGACCTGGAGGGGCGAGCCCGTCCCGTTCATCTCCTACGATGATGCCTGGACTCCTGCAGAGGCAGAAGGCGAGCCGACGACCTGTCGGACCCATTACGAGCAGAGCCGGCAGACCCATGCCGAGGCTGCGCGCGCGGCCGTGATCCCGATCGAGCAGACCGCCGCCCAGATCGTTCTCGTGGCAGGCGGGGACGATCAGATGTGGCCGTCGCTGCTCTTCGCACAGGAACTGGCTGCGCGCCGCGCTTCGGTGGGCCGTCCAGCCAGGCTTGTGACCTCGTTCGATGCCGGGCATCGTCCCCGGTTGCCCGGGGAAGGGCCTGCCGGTCACTCTGACCGGTTCCGCTACGGTGGCACGGCGGAGGCCGACGCGGCGCTCGGCACCGCGGCGTGGTCTGACATTGTTGCGGCGCTGGCTGGAGATCTTCACACCGGCAACTGA
- a CDS encoding Lrp/AsnC family transcriptional regulator yields MDEIDRSILRELQEDGRLTNQELAQRVGLTASPCMRRVRQLEQDGVIRGYRAVLDPETVGRGFEVLVSVEVKRDRQAVEAFEAALQDIPDVVEAYRLFGNPGCLLRIAVADLKAYERLWIERLTTLPGISEVNSQIVMKRIKEPRGLPVGR; encoded by the coding sequence ATGGACGAGATCGACCGCAGTATTTTGCGTGAGCTTCAGGAAGACGGCCGGCTGACCAATCAGGAGCTGGCCCAGCGCGTGGGGCTGACGGCCTCCCCGTGCATGCGGCGGGTGCGGCAACTCGAACAGGACGGAGTGATCCGCGGCTACCGGGCCGTCCTCGACCCCGAGACGGTCGGACGGGGGTTCGAGGTGCTCGTCTCGGTCGAGGTGAAGCGGGACCGTCAGGCAGTCGAAGCATTCGAGGCCGCACTTCAGGACATCCCCGACGTCGTCGAGGCGTACCGCTTGTTCGGCAACCCCGGCTGCCTGCTACGCATCGCGGTGGCCGACCTCAAGGCCTACGAGCGACTGTGGATCGAACGGCTCACCACACTCCCCGGCATTTCCGAGGTCAACTCACAGATCGTCATGAAGCGGATCAAAGAACCCCGCGGCCTGCCCGTCGGGCGCTGA
- a CDS encoding LysR family transcriptional regulator, producing MDMELRHLRCLVAIVDTGSFTDAAAELGLSQAAASRTLLALEKILGVRLLHRTSRTVTPTTAGVQALARARHLLSEADALIREAATGHTHLTIGHAWSAMGRHTAEFQRRWADRYPDIELHLIRANTPTGGLAEGLCDLAVVRTTFDTHRYANALVGHERRYCAMASDDRWARRRTIALDDIRERTLVVDRRTGTTTTELWPEDVRPSVEHTRDIDDWLAVITTGRCVGVTPEGTVAQYRRDGITYRRVRDASPVLVHVIWRQHGPHPATHVAVALLADLYRDRP from the coding sequence ATGGATATGGAGCTGCGGCACCTGCGCTGTCTGGTCGCGATCGTCGACACGGGCAGCTTCACCGACGCTGCCGCCGAGCTCGGCCTCTCCCAAGCCGCCGCTTCCCGCACCCTGCTGGCCCTGGAGAAGATCCTCGGTGTCCGGCTGCTGCACCGCACCAGCCGCACCGTCACCCCCACCACCGCCGGCGTCCAAGCCCTCGCCCGCGCCCGGCACCTCCTCTCCGAAGCCGACGCCCTGATCCGCGAAGCCGCCACCGGCCACACCCACCTCACGATCGGCCACGCCTGGTCGGCCATGGGCCGCCACACCGCCGAATTCCAGCGCCGCTGGGCCGACCGCTACCCCGACATCGAACTCCACCTGATCCGCGCCAACACCCCCACCGGCGGCCTCGCCGAAGGACTGTGCGACCTCGCCGTCGTCCGGACCACCTTCGACACCCACCGCTACGCCAACGCTCTCGTCGGACACGAGCGCCGATACTGCGCCATGGCCAGCGACGACCGGTGGGCCCGCCGCCGAACCATCGCCCTCGACGACATCCGGGAACGCACGCTGGTCGTGGACCGCCGCACCGGCACCACCACCACCGAACTGTGGCCCGAAGACGTACGCCCCTCGGTGGAACACACACGGGACATCGACGACTGGCTCGCCGTGATCACCACAGGCCGCTGCGTCGGTGTCACCCCGGAAGGCACAGTGGCCCAGTACCGGCGCGACGGCATCACCTACCGACGGGTGCGCGACGCCTCGCCCGTTCTCGTCCACGTCATCTGGCGCCAGCACGGCCCCCACCCCGCCACCCATGTCGCCGTCGCGCTCCTGGCCGATCTCTACCGCGACCGTCCGTAG
- a CDS encoding EamA family transporter, protein MTTQAQGARVGEAVHGDAGPSSGRLVGMAMMFGSGLSNQVGAAVAAQAFPVIGPVGVVAVRQWVAAVVLAAAGRPRLRAFTWAQWKPVLALAVVFATMNLSLYTAIDRVGLGLAITLEFLGPLSVALAASRRAVDLGCGLMAGAATVLLVRPQPSTDYLGIGLGLLAAVCWAAYILLNRTVGSLVPGAQGSAASAIVSGLLYVPVGLVFFVHRAPSAAALAHAATAGVLSSAVPFLVDLLVLRRVPARFFGLFMSVNPVLAALVGLGVLGQALDWVEWTAITGIVAANAVSVLGAARRTQSFPDTARSASHA, encoded by the coding sequence ATGACGACGCAGGCACAGGGAGCGCGGGTCGGCGAAGCCGTCCACGGGGATGCGGGTCCTTCTTCCGGCCGGTTGGTGGGGATGGCGATGATGTTCGGCAGCGGGCTGTCGAACCAGGTCGGTGCGGCTGTCGCGGCTCAGGCGTTTCCGGTGATCGGTCCGGTGGGTGTGGTGGCGGTCCGGCAGTGGGTGGCCGCCGTGGTCCTGGCGGCGGCTGGACGGCCGAGGCTGAGGGCCTTCACCTGGGCGCAGTGGAAGCCGGTGCTGGCCCTGGCGGTGGTGTTCGCCACGATGAACCTGTCGCTCTACACCGCGATCGACCGCGTCGGGCTCGGTCTGGCCATCACTCTGGAGTTCCTGGGCCCGCTGTCCGTGGCGCTGGCAGCGTCCCGCCGCGCGGTGGACCTGGGATGCGGACTGATGGCCGGGGCGGCCACTGTGCTCCTGGTGCGCCCGCAACCCTCCACGGACTACCTCGGGATCGGCCTGGGCCTGCTGGCCGCGGTGTGCTGGGCGGCGTACATTCTGCTCAACCGCACGGTCGGTTCACTGGTGCCGGGTGCGCAGGGCTCGGCCGCATCTGCAATCGTCTCCGGCCTGCTCTACGTACCCGTCGGGCTCGTCTTCTTCGTCCACCGCGCACCGTCTGCGGCCGCACTGGCGCACGCTGCCACAGCGGGCGTCCTGTCTTCCGCCGTCCCGTTCCTGGTCGACCTGCTGGTGCTGCGCCGTGTCCCGGCCAGGTTCTTCGGCCTGTTCATGAGCGTCAACCCGGTACTGGCCGCGCTGGTCGGCCTCGGCGTCCTCGGCCAAGCGTTGGACTGGGTCGAGTGGACCGCCATCACCGGCATCGTGGCGGCCAATGCGGTCTCCGTACTCGGCGCCGCACGCCGTACGCAGTCGTTCCCGGACACGGCCCGCAGCGCTTCGCACGCATGA